In a genomic window of Glaciimonas sp. PCH181:
- the leuC gene encoding 3-isopropylmalate dehydratase large subunit, translating into MTDRLSTFNHRNDTVKAQTLFDKLWQRHVVTETPDGDALLYIDRHLVYEVTSPQAFSGLRLSGRKVWRAETVLATADHNVPTTRRDQTIADPLSRAQIAQLSQNCLDFGITEFALGDPRQGIIHVIGPEQGATLPGMTIVAGDSHTSTHGAFAALAFGIGTSEVEHVLATQCLRTQKAKSMLVQIDNELPRGVTAKDLILSIIGDIGTAGATGYAIEFAGTTIRQLSMESRMTLCNMAIEAGARVGLIAVDQSTIDYFQGRPFVPRGVQWDQAVDYWRTLTSDENASFDRTVKIDARTLHPMVSWGTSPEMVTCVNGAVPDPSQEPDLTKRAAVERALTYMGLEPNTPIVDIRPNKVFIGSCTNGRIEDLRAAAAVAKGKRVAASISQALIVPGSGLVKAQAEAEGIDKIFIDAGFEWRNPGCSMCLGMNADHLNVGDRCASTSNRNFEGRQGAGGRTHLVSPAMAAAAAIAGHFVDVSQL; encoded by the coding sequence ATGACAGACCGGCTTAGCACTTTCAATCATAGGAATGATACGGTCAAAGCTCAGACTCTCTTCGACAAGCTGTGGCAAAGGCATGTCGTTACCGAAACACCTGACGGGGATGCACTGCTATACATCGACCGGCATCTCGTGTACGAGGTCACCAGTCCACAGGCATTTTCAGGACTACGACTTTCGGGACGCAAGGTGTGGCGCGCCGAAACCGTATTGGCGACGGCAGACCACAACGTCCCAACGACCCGTAGAGACCAGACAATCGCAGATCCTCTCTCTAGGGCGCAAATCGCGCAACTGAGCCAGAACTGCTTAGATTTCGGTATAACCGAATTTGCGCTCGGCGATCCCCGTCAGGGAATCATCCATGTTATCGGTCCCGAGCAGGGCGCCACGCTGCCCGGAATGACAATTGTCGCCGGTGACTCCCATACGAGCACCCACGGGGCCTTCGCTGCCTTAGCCTTTGGTATTGGCACGTCGGAGGTTGAGCATGTCCTTGCCACGCAATGTCTGCGTACCCAAAAGGCAAAGTCCATGCTCGTCCAAATCGACAACGAATTACCGCGCGGCGTTACCGCAAAGGATCTTATCCTAAGCATAATTGGTGATATTGGTACAGCGGGCGCCACAGGGTACGCAATCGAGTTTGCTGGCACAACTATTCGCCAGCTCTCGATGGAAAGCCGAATGACGCTATGCAACATGGCGATCGAAGCCGGAGCCCGTGTCGGCCTCATTGCCGTAGATCAGTCGACCATTGACTATTTTCAGGGACGCCCATTCGTACCGCGCGGAGTCCAATGGGATCAAGCGGTTGATTACTGGCGCACGTTGACGAGCGATGAGAATGCTTCGTTTGATCGTACCGTAAAGATCGATGCAAGGACCCTACATCCTATGGTGAGTTGGGGAACCTCTCCCGAGATGGTGACCTGCGTTAACGGCGCCGTCCCCGATCCTTCGCAGGAGCCGGATCTTACCAAGCGCGCCGCGGTGGAACGTGCGCTTACTTACATGGGACTCGAACCCAACACGCCGATCGTTGACATTCGTCCGAATAAAGTTTTCATCGGTTCCTGCACCAATGGACGCATCGAGGATCTTCGTGCCGCAGCAGCAGTTGCGAAGGGCAAGCGGGTTGCTGCCTCGATCTCACAAGCGCTGATCGTTCCTGGATCAGGACTAGTCAAAGCACAAGCGGAGGCAGAAGGCATCGACAAGATTTTCATAGATGCCGGGTTCGAGTGGCGTAATCCCGGGTGCTCTATGTGCCTCGGCATGAACGCAGACCATCTTAACGTGGGAGATCGTTGCGCCTCGACCTCAAACAGAAATTTCGAGGGACGGCAAGGTGCAGGCGGTCGCACACACCTTGTCAGTCCTGCAATGGCTGCTGCGGCGGCGATAGCCGGTCATTTTGTCGATGTTTCCCAGCTTTAG
- the leuD gene encoding 3-isopropylmalate dehydratase small subunit: protein MKPFTQFTALVVPLDRANVDTDAILPKQFMKSIEKTGFGPNLFDEWRYLDPGQPGDDCSLRRKNPAFSFNDARYQGAEVLLTRENFGCGSSREHAPWALLDFGIRALIAPSFADIFYNNCFKNGILPIIMPDSVVSALLNAVAVSPGYCIKVDLKQQTLTTPERDVLNFQINEFRKRCLIEGLDDIDLTFKDIEKIRGYESVRRKQEPWLFPY, encoded by the coding sequence ATGAAACCCTTTACTCAATTTACCGCTCTAGTTGTACCCCTTGATCGGGCGAACGTTGACACGGATGCGATACTTCCAAAGCAGTTTATGAAGTCGATTGAAAAGACTGGCTTTGGGCCGAATCTTTTCGACGAATGGCGCTATCTGGACCCGGGACAACCTGGGGACGACTGCTCCCTAAGAAGAAAAAATCCTGCGTTTTCTTTCAACGACGCACGTTATCAGGGTGCTGAAGTCCTTCTCACGCGAGAAAACTTCGGTTGCGGCTCAAGTCGCGAGCATGCGCCGTGGGCTTTACTAGACTTCGGTATCCGTGCGCTTATCGCACCGAGCTTTGCCGATATTTTTTACAACAATTGCTTTAAGAATGGCATTCTTCCGATCATCATGCCCGATTCGGTGGTGAGCGCTCTCCTTAATGCCGTTGCGGTTTCTCCGGGATACTGCATCAAAGTTGATTTGAAACAACAAACCCTGACGACCCCGGAGCGAGATGTTCTGAACTTTCAGATCAACGAGTTCCGTAAGCGCTGTTTGATAGAAGGTCTAGACGATATCGACTTGACGTTCAAAGATATCGAAAAAATTCGCGGTTATGAATCCGTGCGACGCAAGCAGGAACCTTGGCTTTTCCCGTACTGA
- a CDS encoding XdhC family protein has translation MAFPVLTKETGDMDNTDLSVLRKIGEWRIAGHSIVMGTLIRTWGSAPRPIGSVVAIRDDGHISGSVSGGCIEDDLIDRARQSTLGMTMPKRVKYGVSAEEAHRFGLPCGGTIELVLEAVSDISRIEELLIRLEKGERICRTLELFSGQVSLENQVGADLLCVDDKTLITFHGPTWRLLIIGAGQMSEYLATMARTLNYEVLVCDPREEYANEWAIVGTQLLRTMPDDTVIAMRPDPHTAIVALTHDPKLDDLALIEALKSDAFYVGAIGSHKNQEKRRDRLREFDVLPHQIDRLYGPVGLKNGARTPPEIAVSILAQMTAARYGYQIPDPTPRDINLRLPLGTPK, from the coding sequence TTGGCTTTTCCCGTACTGACGAAAGAAACTGGCGACATGGACAATACAGACCTGAGCGTGTTGCGAAAAATCGGCGAATGGCGCATCGCCGGCCATAGTATCGTTATGGGCACACTCATTCGAACCTGGGGTTCAGCCCCGCGACCGATCGGGTCGGTGGTCGCGATTCGAGACGACGGGCACATTTCCGGATCAGTTTCTGGTGGCTGTATAGAGGATGATCTAATCGATCGCGCGCGTCAAAGCACACTCGGCATGACAATGCCAAAACGTGTGAAGTATGGGGTTTCCGCCGAAGAAGCTCACCGTTTTGGACTACCCTGTGGCGGAACGATTGAACTGGTTCTTGAGGCCGTCTCGGATATATCACGCATTGAAGAACTTCTGATTCGTCTGGAAAAAGGTGAACGTATTTGTCGTACTCTCGAACTGTTCTCGGGACAGGTCAGCCTCGAAAATCAAGTTGGTGCGGATTTACTCTGCGTGGATGACAAGACGTTAATAACTTTTCATGGCCCGACGTGGCGTTTGCTCATCATCGGCGCGGGTCAGATGAGCGAGTATCTGGCAACCATGGCGCGCACCCTCAATTACGAAGTACTGGTTTGCGACCCGCGGGAGGAGTACGCAAATGAATGGGCGATCGTCGGGACGCAGCTCTTGCGAACAATGCCCGATGATACGGTGATCGCCATGCGCCCAGATCCCCACACCGCAATCGTCGCACTGACGCACGATCCGAAGCTCGATGACCTTGCACTCATTGAAGCTCTCAAGTCAGACGCTTTTTACGTCGGTGCCATTGGTTCTCACAAGAATCAAGAAAAGCGGCGGGACCGATTACGCGAGTTCGATGTATTGCCGCACCAAATTGATCGACTGTATGGCCCGGTAGGGCTGAAAAACGGTGCCCGTACACCTCCAGAGATCGCTGTTTCGATTTTGGCCCAGATGACTGCTGCGCGTTACGGTTATCAGATTCCAGATCCAACGCCTCGAGACATCAATCTCCGTCTCCCGCTGGGAACACCGAAATGA
- a CDS encoding ammonium transporter produces the protein MFYLTKTFAEQISAQAYISDIFYIIACMGAFLVIVALALIDAGTVNAKHLVDTLAQKIVSAFIGGTSCMIAGYAIWNWQFNQAFGIPNPLQQSLSDWWLFGPNMNTYAQNLDNTTVPGADTQQIFVVFFFAYAAVIGSFVHSMGLGRMKPSACYILSAVAGGLLMPIMTYLTWGPASPLSNNGLHDFVGSFSLYMFVGVWSLILSWRLGPRLASTTSFNGHMFGSGALVLMIAIPMFVLGCGFLEPGVGYFGITNTTSGIGIVFINIFMAFSGGAISGAVIAYRKHKPVYIFLGPIAGYITCTALFDIAAPWQCFVAAASGPWVMRAGAALMTKYDLDDQKIVPVALGPSILSVLLAGIIGAGVATGGVAGATGDYALQHAHISFGMQCIGILVTLVIAGGSGLILVFAIEKTIGLRVASTIEQDGMDVWYWNEWRKSRKMRVSPKAMADYS, from the coding sequence ATGTTTTACTTGACCAAAACCTTTGCGGAGCAGATTTCCGCACAGGCTTACATCTCTGATATTTTTTACATCATCGCATGCATGGGAGCCTTTCTCGTGATTGTAGCGCTCGCCTTGATTGACGCCGGAACGGTGAATGCCAAGCATCTCGTTGATACCTTGGCGCAGAAGATAGTCAGCGCGTTTATTGGCGGTACGAGCTGCATGATTGCGGGTTATGCGATCTGGAACTGGCAATTCAACCAGGCATTCGGTATTCCAAATCCGTTACAACAGTCACTTTCAGACTGGTGGCTGTTCGGACCCAACATGAATACCTATGCTCAGAATCTCGACAACACCACCGTCCCCGGCGCAGATACCCAGCAAATCTTCGTCGTCTTCTTTTTCGCGTATGCGGCCGTTATCGGATCTTTCGTTCACAGCATGGGCCTCGGCAGGATGAAGCCAAGCGCCTGTTACATTCTTTCAGCAGTCGCTGGCGGCTTGCTAATGCCCATCATGACCTATTTGACCTGGGGGCCGGCAAGCCCTCTGTCCAACAACGGCTTACATGACTTTGTAGGCAGTTTTTCGCTCTACATGTTTGTGGGAGTTTGGTCCCTCATCCTGTCATGGCGCCTAGGTCCAAGACTCGCCTCGACCACGTCGTTCAACGGTCATATGTTTGGATCGGGCGCATTGGTACTGATGATAGCGATTCCAATGTTCGTCCTTGGTTGCGGATTCCTTGAGCCGGGGGTTGGATATTTTGGCATTACGAATACCACATCTGGCATTGGTATTGTGTTCATAAATATATTTATGGCCTTTAGCGGCGGTGCGATTTCCGGCGCGGTCATTGCTTATCGGAAGCACAAGCCGGTCTATATCTTCCTAGGCCCCATTGCTGGCTACATCACCTGCACCGCTCTATTCGATATTGCAGCACCGTGGCAATGTTTTGTCGCAGCCGCAAGTGGCCCCTGGGTGATGAGAGCTGGCGCGGCGCTCATGACGAAATACGATTTGGACGACCAGAAAATTGTTCCCGTCGCGCTTGGGCCATCGATTCTAAGCGTGCTACTCGCGGGGATTATTGGTGCCGGTGTTGCCACCGGAGGTGTGGCCGGAGCAACTGGCGACTACGCGCTGCAACATGCACATATTAGTTTTGGCATGCAATGTATCGGCATCCTGGTGACCCTTGTCATCGCAGGCGGATCCGGTCTGATCCTGGTGTTCGCCATCGAGAAAACAATCGGTCTACGCGTCGCGTCCACCATTGAACAAGACGGCATGGACGTGTGGTATTGGAACGAATGGCGGAAATCACGGAAAATGCGTGTCTCGCCTAAGGCAATGGCTGATTACTCCTAG
- a CDS encoding bacteriohemerythrin encodes MTTPLVRPDNESNVICWDDTFLVGYPPLDRVHEEFVNSLAALQRATDDALAELFDAMAGSAGHQFEQEDKWMNETVFPPRDCHVKEHAAVMESIGQVRERIVQGDLAEGRRLANALADWFPAHSTHLDSALAHWIFKLRLQGKPVVLRRGAVRQS; translated from the coding sequence ATGACAACGCCTTTAGTTCGCCCAGATAACGAGTCCAACGTCATTTGTTGGGACGACACGTTCCTTGTTGGATACCCGCCACTTGATCGTGTCCATGAAGAATTTGTAAACTCGCTTGCGGCGCTGCAACGCGCAACTGACGACGCATTGGCTGAACTCTTTGATGCAATGGCGGGGAGTGCAGGACATCAGTTTGAGCAAGAAGACAAGTGGATGAATGAAACCGTATTTCCTCCTCGCGATTGTCATGTGAAAGAACATGCTGCCGTGATGGAATCCATTGGACAAGTGCGCGAGCGCATAGTGCAGGGCGATCTGGCAGAGGGACGGCGTCTTGCGAACGCGTTGGCTGATTGGTTTCCGGCGCACTCGACCCATCTGGACTCTGCGTTAGCACATTGGATATTTAAACTTCGCTTGCAGGGTAAGCCTGTTGTCTTGCGGCGGGGGGCGGTGCGCCAAAGCTAG
- a CDS encoding VWA domain-containing protein: MMVTTSDNLRITTDFTLRLCALLRQSGVDVGTQQSIACMDALLLLGTVSEDDLKAIYRITLINRKQDLYELHKIYELLMKDYLSPRATPFEGLQEREAEPEPIVIRRREYSDEDSSLAVGEDLGRVEGYSVREVDYYKDFQFVPKEDMPSVMAEIEKVAKKFASIKRRKTKRSKHHGAIDLRASVRDSVKFDGEILNWRYKRKVPTHSRWVILSDVSGSMEIYSIFLLNFLHFLNENHRMKMETFVFSTRVECLTEHFRSKDFREMLKNVAQHFSGWSGGTKIGAAIKAMNETYAGVITPKTTVIIMSDGWDTGDIDLLDKEMSTLRSRAKSIIWINPLKASPLYEPLALGMATARPYCDQFITGHSINSLEKLTNLLAK, encoded by the coding sequence ATGATGGTCACCACGTCTGACAATCTTCGGATAACAACAGATTTTACGTTGCGGCTTTGCGCGCTCCTGCGGCAAAGTGGCGTTGACGTTGGTACGCAACAAAGCATTGCCTGCATGGACGCACTCCTGCTGTTGGGTACCGTATCCGAGGATGATCTAAAGGCAATCTACCGGATAACGCTTATCAATCGTAAGCAGGACCTGTACGAATTGCACAAGATCTACGAGTTGCTGATGAAAGACTATCTTTCGCCCCGGGCGACACCTTTCGAGGGGCTGCAAGAGAGAGAGGCAGAGCCTGAACCAATTGTTATCCGACGTCGCGAGTATTCCGATGAGGACTCATCGTTGGCCGTAGGCGAGGACCTTGGCCGTGTCGAGGGTTATTCCGTTCGAGAGGTCGATTACTACAAAGACTTTCAATTTGTTCCGAAGGAAGATATGCCATCGGTAATGGCTGAAATTGAGAAGGTAGCGAAAAAGTTCGCTTCGATTAAGCGAAGGAAAACAAAGCGATCAAAGCACCATGGCGCGATCGATCTCCGCGCCAGTGTCCGAGATAGCGTGAAGTTCGACGGTGAGATCCTTAATTGGCGCTACAAACGGAAAGTACCCACGCACTCTCGCTGGGTGATCCTCTCCGATGTAAGCGGGTCCATGGAAATCTACAGCATTTTCTTGTTAAATTTCTTGCATTTTCTTAATGAAAATCATCGCATGAAAATGGAAACTTTCGTTTTCAGTACTCGGGTGGAGTGCTTGACGGAGCATTTTCGTTCTAAGGATTTTCGGGAAATGCTCAAGAACGTGGCTCAACACTTTTCAGGCTGGTCGGGCGGAACGAAAATTGGCGCGGCAATTAAGGCGATGAATGAGACATACGCCGGCGTGATTACGCCGAAGACGACTGTCATTATTATGAGTGACGGGTGGGATACCGGTGATATCGATCTCCTGGATAAGGAAATGTCGACACTGCGAAGCCGCGCCAAATCGATCATTTGGATTAACCCGCTCAAGGCCTCGCCGTTGTATGAACCGCTTGCCTTAGGCATGGCGACTGCGCGTCCCTATTGCGACCAGTTCATCACGGGTCACTCGATTAATAGCCTGGAAAAGTTGACGAATCTGCTGGCCAAATAG
- a CDS encoding MoxR family ATPase, with protein MNAAYNDLVAALRRYDYVADTDIAASIFLAEYLNKPILIEGEAGVGKTEIARVLSKLKDTELIRLQCYEGLDSNAALYEWNYQKQIISIRLNELTKETRLSIEDLYSEPYLLARPILKALTAGKKVVLLLDEIDRADEEFEALLLETLAEFQMTIPEFGTIKAKHAPYVILTSNRTRELTDALRRRCLYLWINYPSFQKEFEVIKIKVPEVGEVLAMRITSFVQAIRHEKLNKVPGLSEAIDWARALHGTGVKILDRESIEHTIGALLKDHDDLRTFKRDLVMPLLEKIDDGHHV; from the coding sequence ATGAATGCAGCATACAACGATCTCGTCGCGGCTTTGCGCCGATATGACTACGTTGCCGATACAGACATTGCGGCGTCGATTTTTCTTGCTGAGTACCTTAATAAGCCCATATTGATCGAGGGTGAAGCCGGGGTTGGGAAAACCGAGATCGCGCGCGTTTTATCGAAGCTGAAAGACACCGAACTTATTCGACTACAGTGCTACGAGGGACTGGATTCGAACGCTGCGCTGTATGAGTGGAACTACCAAAAGCAGATAATAAGCATCAGGCTAAATGAACTAACGAAAGAAACCAGACTGTCAATCGAAGACCTTTACAGTGAACCATACCTGCTCGCAAGACCGATTCTGAAAGCGCTCACTGCAGGTAAAAAAGTGGTTCTTCTGCTCGACGAGATTGACCGGGCAGATGAAGAATTTGAGGCATTGCTTCTCGAAACACTTGCCGAATTTCAGATGACAATCCCTGAGTTCGGGACAATCAAAGCAAAACACGCACCCTATGTAATCTTAACTTCCAATCGCACGCGCGAGCTCACCGATGCGCTGCGCCGGCGATGTTTGTATCTCTGGATAAATTATCCGAGTTTCCAGAAAGAGTTTGAAGTTATCAAAATCAAGGTACCTGAAGTTGGGGAAGTGCTTGCGATGCGCATCACGAGCTTCGTTCAGGCGATTCGCCATGAAAAGCTGAATAAGGTACCGGGCCTCTCTGAAGCAATTGATTGGGCCAGGGCATTACACGGCACTGGGGTGAAGATCCTTGACAGGGAGAGTATCGAACATACCATCGGCGCTTTACTCAAGGATCATGATGATCTCAGAACCTTCAAACGAGATTTGGTAATGCCTTTGCTGGAAAAGATTGATGATGGTCACCACGTCTGA
- a CDS encoding xanthine dehydrogenase family protein molybdopterin-binding subunit: protein MKPLPRMTGATKYIGVSRKRSEDPLILMGKAKYVDDISLPRMVEVAFLRSTHAHADIKRIDFEKARAHPGCIKIFTSADLGTGTTTFQQHQGNLKPVSTPFFAGEKVRFVGEIIAAIVAPSRYIAEDIVDLIEVEYDVLPINFDVEEAMKPGAEWVHEDIPNNCYFSDEFHKGDVDKAFRDADLIIKEKVTTARTSAAPMETRGVIANWDWDDTLIVWSSTQMPFPLKTFIALWLHLPEQNIRVIAPNVGGGFGQKAHFHSEEFIIPWIAKDIRMPVKWIEDRREHLLSAAQAKQMTMYIEVAMNKDGTILGMKNKAIGDTGAYSQFPWGGIIDPAAGNTVLPGAFTFKNIRYESVAILTNKMATGAYRGVGMSGTTFAREMALTKAAKLLNIDIVDIYYRNFIRKDQFPFVTATNQTYDSGDYHKVLDKCLEMADYRKLKKQPRLLKNGKLRGVGICFFVEPTAWGSKVAEECGFRGVTTHDSATVEMDPSGGVTVRSGQMSHGQGLKTTLAQVAAETLGVRFEDVRVLEGDTHSAAYGMGTFASRSAVIGGGTVMRAAHDVRTRLLKIAAHVMEANVADLNIDEGVVFVKGSPDRCMTVRELAHITYFDRFRRPDPDDVEPVLSATRHYDPPETYSNGAHCVIIELDAQTGKIDITRIVAVEDCGTMINPQVVEGQMRGGIAQGIGMALLESLEYDKSGQLNNASFMDFLVPNALTLPDIECAHFSTPSPLTEGGIKGCGEAAMLSIHCAFGSAVADALSDYGILVPMAIPIGPQQVLDLIGTRSAAN from the coding sequence ATGAAACCATTGCCACGCATGACCGGTGCGACGAAGTATATTGGGGTAAGCAGAAAGCGAAGTGAAGATCCTTTGATCCTGATGGGCAAGGCGAAGTACGTCGATGACATTTCCTTGCCAAGGATGGTAGAGGTTGCTTTTCTTCGGAGCACGCATGCGCACGCCGATATTAAACGAATCGATTTCGAAAAGGCACGTGCACATCCGGGCTGCATCAAAATTTTCACGAGCGCGGATCTTGGAACGGGTACCACTACGTTTCAGCAACATCAGGGTAACCTGAAGCCCGTTTCGACGCCCTTCTTCGCGGGGGAGAAGGTACGCTTCGTAGGCGAGATCATTGCGGCAATCGTGGCCCCAAGCCGGTACATTGCCGAAGACATCGTCGACCTTATCGAGGTAGAGTACGACGTCCTGCCCATCAATTTCGATGTTGAAGAGGCGATGAAGCCGGGCGCCGAGTGGGTTCATGAAGACATTCCTAACAACTGTTATTTCAGCGATGAGTTCCATAAAGGTGATGTGGATAAAGCTTTTCGCGATGCTGACCTGATTATTAAAGAAAAGGTGACGACAGCGCGGACGTCAGCGGCACCGATGGAGACGCGTGGCGTGATCGCGAATTGGGACTGGGACGACACGCTAATTGTGTGGTCTTCCACCCAGATGCCCTTTCCGCTAAAAACATTCATTGCCCTGTGGCTGCATCTGCCGGAGCAAAATATTCGCGTGATTGCCCCAAATGTCGGTGGCGGTTTTGGTCAAAAGGCCCATTTTCACTCAGAAGAGTTCATTATTCCCTGGATCGCCAAGGACATCCGGATGCCGGTCAAATGGATCGAGGACCGCCGGGAACATTTGCTGTCCGCTGCCCAGGCAAAGCAGATGACGATGTACATCGAAGTGGCGATGAACAAGGATGGCACTATTCTTGGAATGAAGAATAAGGCGATTGGGGATACGGGCGCGTACTCGCAATTTCCCTGGGGCGGAATCATCGACCCGGCAGCCGGAAACACTGTTTTGCCCGGCGCATTTACATTCAAAAATATACGCTACGAGAGCGTTGCCATCCTGACGAACAAAATGGCGACCGGAGCCTACCGCGGCGTCGGTATGTCGGGAACCACCTTCGCGCGCGAGATGGCTTTGACGAAAGCGGCGAAACTTCTCAATATTGATATCGTCGACATTTACTACAGAAATTTCATTCGAAAAGATCAGTTTCCGTTCGTCACCGCAACGAATCAGACCTACGACAGTGGCGACTACCACAAGGTGCTGGATAAGTGCCTCGAGATGGCGGACTACAGGAAGCTAAAAAAGCAACCGCGGCTCTTGAAAAACGGGAAATTGCGCGGAGTGGGAATCTGCTTTTTTGTCGAACCGACAGCGTGGGGTAGTAAGGTCGCTGAGGAATGCGGCTTTCGAGGGGTGACGACCCATGACTCTGCCACGGTCGAGATGGATCCGAGTGGCGGCGTCACGGTGCGCAGCGGACAGATGAGCCACGGACAGGGACTGAAGACGACGCTGGCACAGGTTGCTGCTGAAACGCTCGGTGTTCGCTTCGAGGACGTCCGGGTTCTGGAAGGAGACACGCATAGCGCAGCGTATGGAATGGGTACTTTTGCAAGCCGCAGTGCGGTCATCGGCGGGGGCACCGTGATGCGGGCCGCTCACGACGTACGCACGCGACTTTTGAAGATCGCAGCGCATGTCATGGAGGCTAATGTCGCTGACTTGAATATTGACGAAGGCGTGGTGTTTGTAAAGGGCTCGCCAGACCGATGCATGACCGTGCGTGAGCTGGCGCACATTACCTATTTCGATCGGTTCCGTCGACCGGATCCGGATGACGTGGAACCCGTACTTAGCGCGACGAGGCACTACGATCCGCCGGAAACGTATTCTAACGGTGCGCATTGCGTCATCATCGAACTGGATGCGCAGACTGGAAAAATCGATATCACACGTATCGTCGCTGTTGAGGATTGTGGGACGATGATTAATCCGCAAGTGGTCGAAGGACAAATGCGAGGTGGTATAGCGCAGGGCATCGGTATGGCCTTGCTAGAATCGCTGGAATATGACAAATCTGGACAGTTGAACAATGCATCCTTTATGGATTTTTTAGTGCCTAACGCACTGACGTTGCCTGATATTGAGTGTGCGCACTTTAGCACTCCGTCGCCGTTGACCGAGGGCGGGATCAAGGGGTGTGGCGAAGCAGCAATGTTGTCAATTCACTGTGCATTCGGTAGTGCCGTGGCAGATGCACTTTCGGATTACGGGATACTCGTGCCAATGGCAATACCAATCGGCCCCCAGCAAGTTCTGGATCTGATTGGAACTAGGAGTGCGGCGAACTAA
- a CDS encoding xanthine dehydrogenase family protein subunit M → MKPPVFDYQRADSIAHACDLLAAFGDDAKILAGGQTLIPMMNFRLARPQVLVDISNITDRNQVTEESDGIRVRATSIQRFVEQCPAIQRRLPVLHKAIQHIAHFQIRNKGTIGGSISNADPASELPAMSLLLDAEFTINSKTEERVIPAEEFFITYMTTSLALDEILSSILFKEPPKNSGWGFHEVARRSGDFALAGSSAVVTLDENGKCTRARIALLGVAATPVRATEAEEMLIGEKYSEELLKTAAQRVQDVVDPESDVHVTKEYRRSVVEVLTVRALEDGFRRAGVAR, encoded by the coding sequence ATGAAACCACCTGTGTTCGACTACCAGCGAGCAGATAGCATCGCGCATGCATGCGATTTGCTCGCGGCCTTCGGCGATGACGCAAAGATTTTGGCCGGAGGGCAAACGCTGATTCCTATGATGAATTTTCGGTTGGCGCGCCCTCAAGTCCTTGTCGACATCAGCAACATTACTGATCGCAACCAAGTTACGGAAGAGAGCGACGGGATACGCGTCAGAGCGACTAGTATCCAAAGGTTCGTGGAGCAGTGTCCCGCGATTCAAAGGCGACTTCCCGTTCTACACAAGGCGATTCAGCATATCGCCCATTTCCAGATCAGAAACAAGGGAACGATCGGCGGCAGCATTTCAAATGCCGATCCTGCAAGCGAGTTACCCGCGATGTCCTTGCTTTTAGATGCAGAGTTCACGATCAATAGCAAGACCGAAGAGCGCGTCATCCCCGCAGAGGAATTTTTCATCACTTACATGACAACGTCACTCGCATTGGACGAAATTTTGTCCTCGATCCTGTTTAAGGAACCACCAAAGAACAGTGGATGGGGATTTCACGAAGTTGCGAGACGTTCGGGCGATTTCGCTCTGGCAGGTAGTTCCGCAGTGGTGACTCTGGATGAGAATGGCAAGTGCACCCGAGCACGGATTGCACTCTTGGGCGTTGCCGCGACACCGGTGCGAGCTACCGAAGCGGAAGAGATGTTGATCGGTGAAAAGTATTCCGAAGAATTGTTGAAGACAGCTGCGCAAAGGGTCCAGGACGTTGTTGATCCAGAGAGCGATGTGCACGTTACAAAGGAATACCGCCGTTCCGTCGTAGAAGTTTTGACGGTTAGGGCGCTCGAGGATGGCTTCCGCAGGGCGGGGGTTGCGCGTTAA
- a CDS encoding carbon monoxide dehydrogenase subunit G: MVLEGEETFTQDISEVWTALHNTDMLTKAIPGCKSMKPSGSNTYVVALSLGVAAVRGDYEGKVKVTDVKAPVHYMLDAEGTGAPGFVKLRMDCILEKQGAETVMKWKCDAVVGGLIASIGGRVLSGISKFMAKQFFKALKNEMEETVTSKVA, translated from the coding sequence ATGGTATTAGAAGGCGAAGAAACTTTTACTCAGGACATCTCCGAGGTTTGGACAGCACTTCACAACACCGACATGTTAACCAAGGCGATCCCGGGATGTAAATCGATGAAACCGAGTGGCAGCAATACCTACGTTGTCGCGTTGTCGCTTGGGGTTGCTGCAGTCAGGGGTGACTACGAAGGCAAGGTCAAAGTCACCGATGTGAAAGCACCGGTGCATTACATGCTCGACGCCGAAGGCACGGGTGCGCCGGGCTTTGTCAAGCTGCGGATGGATTGCATACTTGAGAAGCAGGGTGCAGAAACGGTGATGAAGTGGAAGTGCGATGCCGTCGTCGGCGGCTTGATTGCCAGCATTGGAGGGAGAGTTCTTTCCGGTATTTCGAAATTCATGGCCAAGCAGTTCTTTAAGGCCTTGAAGAACGAGATGGAAGAGACAGTGACATCGAAGGTAGCTTAA